In Ogataea parapolymorpha DL-1 chromosome I, whole genome shotgun sequence, the following are encoded in one genomic region:
- a CDS encoding Dolichyl-phosphate-mannose--protein mannosyltransferase 2, with protein MVPTQSKKDTISDREVKEKLVELAAPAPEPQLPPVNGVNWRKVEAVVAPTLFTFVSFFVRMYKIGINSNVVWDEAHFGKFGSYYLRHEFYHDVHPPLGKMLVGLSGYLAGYNGSWDFPSGQAYPEYIDYVKMRLFNATFSSLCVPFAYFTMKELGFDLKTVWLFTLMVTLETSYTTLGRFILLDSMLLFFTVATVFSMARFHNQNRDEANSFSRKWWKWLLLTGISIGCTCSVKMVGLFVTALVGIYTMVDLWGKFGELRTTMPLKRYFYHWVARIVALIIVPFTVFVVCFKVHFDLLFGSGPGDANMSSLFQANLLGSELQSGPRDVMTLNSVVTIKNQGLTGGLLHSHIQTYPEGSNQQQVTTYSHKDSNNDWVFELVREDPRNEFTEPHYVVDGMSVRLIHKSTGRNLHTHEIPAPVSSSHYEVSGYGNLTVGDFKDNWVVEVVDQYGTEDKLRLHPLTTSFRLRSEALGCYLASSGIALPQWGFRQGEVMCMKNPFKRDKRTWWNIENHSNPELPNPPEDFKLPKTSFLKDFIQLNIAMMATNNALVPDPEKQDDLASNAWQWPTLHVGIRLCGWGDDNVKYFLIGSPATTWTSSIAIVVFVIMVVRYLLRWQRQINDFEGQPKKADLFVMGGLYPFLGWLLHYLPFCIMGRVTYVHHYLPALYFAMIVYCYTVYRLAEKLNRWAAAALYIFLYALVIGWFIFLLPLTFGMDGPNANYKYLNVLKSWRVADD; from the coding sequence ATGGTGCCTACGCAATCTAAAAAAGACACTATTTCCGACCGAGAAGTGAAGGAAAAGCTTGTGGAACTGGCAGCCCCGGCTCCAGAACCACAGCTACCTCCTGTTAACGGAGTTAATTGGCGCAAAGTCGAGGCTGTTGTTGCGCCGACTCTCTTCACTTTCGTGTCGTTCTTCGTCAGAATGTACAAAATCGGCATCAACAGCAACGTCGTCTGGGACGAGGCCCATTTTGGCAAATTTGGCTCGTACTACCTCAGACACGAGTTCTACCACGACGTTCACCCCCCGTTGGGCAAGATGCTGGTGGGACTCTCTGGATATTTGGCAGGATATAACGGGTCCTGGGATTTCCCGTCCGGCCAAGCTTACCCTGAGTACATCGATTACGTCAAGATGAGACTCTTCAACGCAACGTTCAGCTCCCTGTGTGTTCCCTTTGCTTACTTCACCATGAAAGAGCTTGGTTTTGACCTTAAAACCGTTTGGCTCTTCACTTTAATGGTCACCCTTGAAACCTCATACACCACGCTGGGCCGCTTTATTCTCTTAGACTCCatgctgctgtttttcacAGTCGCCACCGTCTTCAGCATGGCCAGATTCCACAACCAGAACAGAGACGAGGCCAACTCGTTTTCACGTAAATGGTGGAAATGGCTTCTGTTGACGGGAATTTCCATTGGTTGCACCTGCTCTGTTAAGATGGTGGGTCTGTTTGTGACTGCTTTGGTTGGTATCTACACCATGGTGGACCTGTGGGGCAAGTTTGGCGAGCTGCGTACCACCATGCCTCTCAAACGCTACTTCTACCACTGGGTCGCCAGAATCGTGGCACTCATCATCGTTCCCTTTACTGTCTTTGTGGTGTGCTTCAAAGTTCACTTTGACCTGCTCTTTGGTTCTGGTCCCGGTGATGCCAACATGTCCTCGTTATTCCAGGCCAACCTGCTCGGCTCGGAACTGCAATCTGGTCCAAGAGACGTCATGACGCTCAATTCTGTGGTCACCATCAAGAACCAGGGCCTTACTGGCGGTCTTCTTCACTCCCATATCCAGACGTATCCCGAGGGCTCCAACCAGCAACAAGTCACCACCTACTCGCACAAGGACTCAAACAACGACTGGgtgtttgagctcgtgAGAGAAGACCCTAGAAATGAATTCACCGAACCTCACTACGTGGTGGACGGCATGTCAGTTAGACTAATCCACAAATCGACCGGCAGAAACTTGCACACGCACGAGATCCCTGCTCCAGTGTCTTCTTCCCACTACGAGGTGTCTGGATACGGAAACCTGACTGTTGGCGACTTCAAGGACAACTGGGTCGTCGAAGTGGTGGACCAGTACGGAACAGAGGACAAGCTCAGACTACACCCATTGACCACCTCGTTCAGACTTAGATCCGAGGCTTTGGGCTGCTACTTGGCTTCTTCCGGAATTGCGCTGCCTCAGTGGGGATTCCGTCAGGGCGAGGTCATGTGTATGAAGAATCCGTTTAAGAGAGACAAGCGGACCTGGTGGAACATTGAAAACCACAGTAACCCTGAActtccaaatcctccagAAGACTTTaagctgccaaaaacatcatttttgaaagactTCATCCAGCTCAACATCGCCATGATGGCCACCAACAACGCTTTGGTGCCAGACCCAGAGAAACAGGACGATTTGGCTTCTAATGCTTGGCAATGGCCTACACTTCACGTTGGTATCAGATTGTGCGGCTGGGGCGACGACAACGTGAAATACTTCCTTATCGGTTCTCCGGCCACCACCTGGACCTCCTCTATTGCCATTGTCGTCTTTGTGATTATGGTTGTGCGCTATCTATTGAGATGGCAACGCCAAATCAACGATTTCGAAGGACAGCCCAAAAAGGCCGATCTGTTTGTGATGGGTGGTCTGTATCCGTTTTTGGGATGGCTTCTGCATTACCTTCCATTCTGTATCATGGGTAGAGTGACCTACGTTCACCACTACCTACCAGCGCTCTATTTTGCGATGATTGTCTACTGCTACACCGTCTACAGACTGGCCGAGAAACTGAACCGTTGGGCGGCCGCTGCCTTGTACATTTTCCTTTACGCTCTTGTGATTGGCTGGTTCATATTCCTCCTACCACTCACATTTGGTATGGATGGGCCAAATGCAAACTACAAATACCTCAATGTCTTAAAATCATGGAGAGTTGCAGACGACTAG